In Prochlorococcus marinus XMU1404, the following proteins share a genomic window:
- the thiO gene encoding glycine oxidase ThiO has product MAQETKNSILIIGGGLLGLSIAYEFSRNNFKVLVLSKNRNESAGFVAAGMLATHAEGLEDELLKFGQESQNLIPKWIKSIEQDSNIKCGLKKCGIVVPFKNKEDLEEFPTYEYGKYLNHKDLQTEINGMNSIWKYGLLFEQDGQIDNRRRLMRALERACSLHGVEFHEGSEVKDLTFEKNKITGATVLCATGEIKKINCEKAIICSGAWSKKIFNKIPVFPVKGQMLSIQGPTNFLKRVIFGPKTYLVPRDDGLIVVGATVEKDSKFNQGNTPNGIKQLQEGIRSLLPEAINWPQMEHWWGFRPCTPDLKPIIGKSKIENLFIATGHYRNGVLFSAITSDLLLKLVQNKNLKEIEKSFLEKFSLDRFAI; this is encoded by the coding sequence ATGGCACAAGAAACCAAAAATTCAATATTAATCATTGGCGGTGGACTTTTAGGTTTATCTATTGCTTATGAATTTTCTAGAAATAACTTCAAAGTTTTAGTTTTAAGCAAAAACAGAAATGAATCAGCTGGATTTGTTGCTGCAGGAATGTTAGCTACTCATGCCGAAGGGCTCGAAGATGAATTACTAAAATTTGGCCAAGAAAGTCAAAATCTAATTCCAAAGTGGATAAAAAGTATTGAACAAGATAGTAATATTAAATGCGGTTTAAAAAAATGTGGCATAGTAGTTCCTTTTAAAAACAAAGAAGATCTTGAAGAGTTTCCAACTTATGAATATGGAAAATATTTAAATCACAAAGATCTTCAAACAGAAATTAATGGAATGAATTCTATTTGGAAATATGGTTTACTTTTTGAACAAGATGGTCAAATAGATAACCGAAGAAGACTAATGCGTGCTCTTGAGAGAGCATGCTCCTTGCATGGAGTCGAATTTCATGAGGGATCAGAAGTAAAGGATTTGACATTCGAAAAAAACAAAATTACAGGTGCAACAGTTTTGTGTGCCACTGGGGAAATAAAAAAAATTAACTGCGAAAAAGCAATTATATGCAGCGGTGCTTGGAGTAAAAAAATTTTTAATAAGATTCCAGTCTTTCCTGTAAAGGGACAAATGCTATCAATACAAGGTCCAACAAATTTTTTGAAAAGAGTTATTTTTGGTCCAAAAACTTATCTAGTTCCCCGTGATGATGGACTTATTGTAGTTGGAGCGACAGTTGAAAAAGATTCAAAATTTAATCAAGGTAATACTCCTAATGGAATAAAACAACTGCAAGAAGGCATTCGCTCCTTATTGCCAGAAGCTATTAATTGGCCACAAATGGAACATTGGTGGGGATTTAGACCTTGCACACCAGATCTAAAACCAATAATTGGAAAATCAAAAATTGAAAATCTTTTTATAGCTACAGGACATTACAGAAATGGAGTTTTATTTTCTGCAATAACAAGTGATCTTCTGTTAAAATTAGTTCAAAATAAAAATCTCAAAGAAATAGAAAAAAGCTTTTTAGAAAAATTTAGTTTAGATAGATTTGCGATTTAA
- the speA gene encoding biosynthetic arginine decarboxylase yields the protein MTNFEPKKLKNIWTIEDSISTYNIDKWGDKYFSINSKGNISVTKDIKSENKIDLFKLVKELKSREINPPLIIRFNDILKDRLNALHDSFLKAIKTYKYKNIYQGVFPVKCNQQKNVLEKIIEFGSQWNFGLEVGSKSELLIGLALLENQNSLLICNGYKDKKYIEIATLARKLGKNPIIVIEQRDEVKRIIQAVQELNATPLIGIRAKLSSKSSGRWGKSIGDNSKFGLSIPEIMLTIKELKEADLINEMKLLHFHIGSQISDIAVIKDALQEASQIYVELCKLGAPMQYIDVGGGLGIDFDGTKTSSNTSTNYSLQNYANDVIATIKDSCEINNIKHPTIISESGRAIISHCSVLIFNVLGTSHVSSKLQIVDKKNQQLIISNLLETFYELKKLKNKKINLSQIIELWNDAKKFKEDCLVAFRLGFLSLAERAYAEELTWACAKEISNNLNNDEINHPDLSEITETLASTYYANLSIFKSIPDSWAINQIFPIVPIHRHLEEPFCKGNFADLTCDSDGKLNNFIDDGEIKSLLNLHKPEEDKDYLIGIFMTGAYQEALGNLHNLFGSTNVVHIDINQDDSYKVKNIIKEDSKSEILQLLDYSSASLVESIRINTESAIDQKKLTIEEARKLMDQIEISLRKSSYLSE from the coding sequence TTGACCAATTTTGAACCGAAAAAATTAAAGAATATTTGGACTATTGAAGATAGTATTTCGACTTATAACATAGACAAATGGGGAGATAAATATTTTTCTATAAATTCCAAAGGAAATATATCAGTAACTAAAGATATAAAATCTGAAAATAAGATAGATCTTTTTAAACTTGTCAAAGAGCTTAAGAGTAGAGAAATAAATCCTCCATTAATCATAAGATTTAATGATATCTTGAAAGATCGCTTAAATGCATTACATGACTCTTTTTTAAAAGCAATAAAAACCTATAAATATAAGAACATTTATCAAGGCGTTTTTCCTGTCAAATGTAATCAACAGAAAAATGTACTAGAAAAGATAATAGAGTTTGGTAGCCAATGGAATTTTGGTTTAGAAGTAGGAAGTAAATCAGAACTATTAATTGGCCTTGCACTTCTTGAAAACCAAAATTCATTATTAATATGCAATGGATATAAAGATAAAAAATATATTGAGATTGCTACTTTGGCCAGAAAACTCGGCAAAAATCCAATAATAGTTATTGAACAACGAGATGAAGTAAAAAGAATTATTCAAGCAGTTCAAGAACTTAACGCGACTCCATTGATAGGAATTAGAGCAAAGTTATCAAGTAAAAGTAGTGGGAGGTGGGGTAAATCTATTGGAGATAATTCCAAATTTGGATTATCAATCCCAGAAATTATGTTGACAATAAAAGAACTAAAAGAAGCAGATCTTATCAACGAAATGAAATTGCTCCATTTTCATATAGGCAGTCAAATAAGTGATATTGCTGTGATCAAAGACGCATTACAAGAAGCGAGTCAAATATATGTTGAACTGTGTAAGCTAGGAGCCCCAATGCAATATATCGACGTTGGAGGAGGATTAGGAATAGATTTTGATGGAACTAAAACCTCCTCCAACACCTCTACTAATTATTCTCTTCAAAATTATGCTAACGATGTAATTGCAACTATTAAGGATTCATGTGAAATAAATAATATCAAGCATCCAACCATAATCTCAGAAAGTGGAAGAGCAATAATTAGTCATTGTTCAGTTTTGATTTTTAATGTCTTAGGAACAAGCCATGTCAGTTCCAAACTACAAATTGTTGATAAAAAAAATCAACAATTAATAATTTCAAATTTACTTGAAACTTTCTACGAATTAAAAAAACTTAAAAATAAAAAAATAAATTTATCTCAAATCATTGAACTATGGAATGATGCAAAAAAGTTTAAAGAAGATTGCTTAGTCGCTTTTAGATTAGGATTTTTAAGTTTAGCAGAAAGAGCTTATGCCGAAGAACTTACTTGGGCTTGCGCAAAAGAAATTTCCAATAACCTGAATAATGATGAAATCAATCACCCTGATTTATCTGAAATTACAGAAACTTTAGCATCAACTTATTATGCAAATTTATCTATCTTTAAATCTATTCCCGATAGCTGGGCAATAAATCAGATTTTTCCAATAGTACCAATACATAGGCACTTAGAGGAGCCGTTCTGCAAAGGCAACTTTGCAGATTTAACTTGTGATTCAGATGGGAAACTAAATAATTTTATTGATGATGGAGAAATTAAATCATTACTAAATTTACATAAGCCAGAGGAAGATAAAGATTATCTAATTGGAATTTTTATGACTGGAGCCTATCAAGAAGCACTAGGAAACTTGCACAATTTATTTGGCAGTACAAACGTTGTTCATATAGATATAAATCAAGATGATTCATATAAGGTCAAAAATATTATTAAAGAGGACAGTAAATCTGAAATTTTACAATTATTAGATTACAGTTCAGCTTCTTTGGTCGAATCTATAAGAATTAATACTGAATCAGCAATTGATCAAAAAAAATTAACTATTGAAGAAGCAAGGAAATTAATGGATCAAATCGAAATTAGTCTCAGAAAAAGTAGTTATTTATCAGAATGA
- the gatB gene encoding Asp-tRNA(Asn)/Glu-tRNA(Gln) amidotransferase subunit GatB, which yields MNNLESWEAVIGLETHVQLNTKSKIFTSASTAFGDAPNTHIDPVVCGLPGTLPVLNETVLEYAVKTSLALNLKVSEHCKFDRKQYFYPDLPKNYQISQFDEPLAENGWLEVEIIEKDKEPYIKKIGIERLHMEEDAGKLVHSGSDRLAGSKYSLVDYNRAGIALCEIVSKPDIRSGKEASEYASEIRRTVRYLGVSDGNMQEGSLRCDVNISVRKGPNAPFGTKVEIKNMNSFSAIQKACDYEIARQIEVYENGGKIFQETRLWDEAKQLTKSMRMKEGSSDYRYFPDPDLGPIEITKAQQEIWFKELPELPPKKRNKYVSQFGLSAYDARVISDEISMANFFEETVANGAEAKLASNWVTSDIVGYLKSNKLSFSELKLSPENLAEMISMISKNIISGKIAKEILPELIQKNISPKKLVEEKGLAMISDSSSILPIIDELINAHPNEVQAFKNGKTKLLGFFVGQLMKKTKGKADPKLANKLLMEKLNS from the coding sequence ATGAACAATTTGGAATCTTGGGAAGCTGTGATTGGTTTGGAAACTCATGTACAGCTTAATACGAAAAGTAAAATATTCACATCTGCCTCAACAGCTTTTGGTGATGCACCAAATACGCATATAGATCCTGTAGTTTGTGGGTTACCGGGAACTCTTCCAGTTTTGAATGAGACTGTTCTTGAGTATGCTGTAAAAACTTCGTTAGCACTAAATTTAAAAGTTTCAGAACATTGTAAATTTGACAGAAAACAATATTTTTATCCTGATCTGCCAAAAAATTATCAAATTTCACAATTTGATGAGCCACTAGCTGAAAATGGCTGGTTAGAGGTTGAAATAATTGAAAAGGACAAAGAACCTTATATCAAAAAAATTGGTATTGAAAGGCTACATATGGAAGAAGACGCTGGAAAACTAGTCCATTCAGGAAGTGATAGATTAGCTGGCTCTAAGTATTCTTTAGTTGATTACAATCGTGCCGGAATAGCACTTTGTGAGATTGTAAGTAAACCAGATATTAGATCAGGTAAAGAGGCATCTGAATATGCTTCAGAGATTAGAAGAACAGTTAGATATCTAGGAGTATCAGACGGAAATATGCAAGAGGGTTCATTACGCTGTGATGTGAATATTTCAGTTAGAAAAGGACCTAATGCTCCTTTTGGTACCAAAGTGGAAATAAAAAATATGAATTCATTTTCTGCAATTCAAAAGGCTTGCGATTATGAAATAGCCAGACAAATAGAAGTTTATGAAAATGGAGGAAAAATTTTCCAAGAAACAAGGTTATGGGATGAAGCTAAGCAATTAACGAAAAGTATGAGAATGAAGGAAGGTAGCAGTGACTATAGATATTTTCCTGATCCTGACTTAGGTCCAATTGAAATAACAAAAGCCCAACAAGAAATATGGTTTAAAGAACTACCAGAATTACCACCAAAGAAAAGAAATAAATATGTAAGTCAATTTGGGTTGTCTGCATATGATGCAAGGGTAATTTCTGATGAAATAAGCATGGCAAACTTTTTTGAAGAAACAGTAGCAAATGGTGCCGAGGCCAAACTAGCTTCGAATTGGGTAACAAGCGATATTGTGGGTTATTTAAAATCAAACAAACTAAGTTTTAGTGAATTAAAGCTTAGTCCTGAAAATCTTGCTGAAATGATTAGCATGATTTCAAAAAATATAATTAGTGGAAAAATTGCAAAAGAAATTTTACCTGAACTTATTCAAAAAAATATTTCTCCGAAAAAATTAGTTGAAGAAAAAGGGTTGGCAATGATATCTGATTCTTCAAGTATTTTACCAATAATTGATGAACTTATAAATGCACATCCAAATGAAGTTCAAGCATTTAAAAATGGCAAAACTAAGTTACTTGGTTTTTTTGTTGGTCAACTTATGAAAAAAACAAAAGGTAAAGCTGACCCTAAACTTGCAAATAAACTTCTTATGGAAAAATTGAATAGCTAA
- the ndk gene encoding nucleoside-diphosphate kinase has translation MTKERTFIAIKPDGVQRGYVSEIIGRFEKKGFKLVGLKQLIPSKELAQNHYGVHRQRPFFGDLVDFISSGPVVAMVWEGEGVILSARKLIGATKPLEAEPGTIRGDLAIDIGRNIIHGSDGEDTAKFEIDLWFNKEELCEWETSDSKWRSEN, from the coding sequence ATGACCAAAGAGAGAACCTTTATTGCAATTAAACCAGATGGCGTTCAAAGAGGATATGTTTCTGAGATTATTGGCAGATTTGAAAAAAAAGGATTTAAATTGGTTGGATTAAAGCAATTAATTCCTTCAAAAGAACTTGCTCAAAATCATTATGGAGTACATAGACAAAGACCCTTTTTTGGTGATTTAGTAGACTTTATTTCAAGTGGCCCTGTTGTGGCAATGGTGTGGGAAGGCGAAGGAGTTATTTTGAGTGCTAGAAAACTAATAGGCGCAACAAAACCTCTGGAAGCAGAGCCTGGAACAATTAGAGGTGATTTAGCTATTGATATTGGGAGGAATATTATTCATGGGTCTGATGGAGAAGATACAGCAAAATTTGAAATTGATCTATGGTTCAACAAAGAGGAATTATGTGAATGGGAAACCTCTGATTCGAAATGGCGATCTGAAAATTAA
- a CDS encoding diflavin flavoprotein gives MLASAQTSNSKLAQINNKLTVQSQNFTDDSCAIRSLDWDRSRFDIEFGLRNGTTYNSFIIKGEKLAIIDTSHAKFEELWFEELLKKVNPQEVDYLITSHTEPDHSGLIGNLLELNQNIIIVGSKLALKFIEDQIHIPFKRLEVKSGEFLNLGTNPNSGLEHNIEFISAPNLHWPDTIFSYDHSTHVLYTCDAFGLHYCSEEFFDTDQKEIYDDFRFYYDCLMGPNARSVLQAIKRIDKLPELKTIAVGHGPLLHNQVNFWKGKYLEWSSNKSKGNDFVSVCYISDYGYCDRLSQSISHGISKADAQVQLIDLRSSDPQELTSLISESKAVVIPTWPVNSDNELKESLGTLFAALKPKQFTAIYDAFGGNDEPIDSLANKLRELGQKEAFSPLRVKNIPDPIVYQQFEEAGTDLGQLINKKKNIASMKSLDSNLDKALGRLSGGLYVVTSSQGEGSTFRQSAMVASWVSQASFSPPGITVAVAKDRAIESYMQVGKGFVVNILREDNYQKMFRHFLKRFAPGADRFADVDIISNIAEGGPVLSDSLAFLDCKVSSRLETPDHWIIYGIVEDGNVSDLSCKTAVHHRKVANHY, from the coding sequence ATGCTAGCCTCTGCCCAGACAAGTAATTCTAAATTGGCACAAATAAATAACAAGTTGACCGTTCAATCTCAAAACTTTACTGATGATTCTTGTGCCATAAGATCTTTGGATTGGGATCGCAGTAGATTTGATATTGAATTTGGCTTAAGAAATGGAACAACTTACAATAGTTTTATAATTAAAGGCGAAAAACTAGCAATTATTGATACTAGTCATGCAAAGTTCGAGGAATTATGGTTTGAAGAATTACTCAAAAAGGTAAATCCACAAGAAGTAGATTATCTAATTACAAGCCATACAGAACCTGATCATTCTGGTTTAATAGGTAATCTTTTAGAATTAAACCAAAATATCATAATCGTTGGATCAAAATTAGCTCTTAAATTTATTGAAGACCAAATACATATTCCCTTTAAGCGTCTAGAAGTCAAAAGTGGAGAATTTTTAAATCTCGGAACTAATCCTAATAGCGGTTTAGAACATAATATTGAATTTATAAGCGCACCAAATTTACATTGGCCAGATACAATTTTTTCATATGACCACAGCACTCATGTTCTCTACACATGCGATGCATTTGGACTCCATTATTGTTCTGAAGAATTTTTTGACACTGATCAAAAAGAAATATATGATGATTTTCGTTTTTATTACGATTGCCTAATGGGTCCAAACGCTAGAAGCGTTCTGCAGGCAATTAAAAGAATAGATAAGCTACCTGAATTAAAAACTATAGCCGTAGGTCATGGGCCATTGCTTCATAATCAAGTTAATTTTTGGAAAGGGAAATATCTAGAATGGAGTAGCAATAAAAGCAAAGGTAATGATTTTGTATCGGTCTGCTATATAAGCGACTATGGTTATTGTGATCGACTAAGTCAATCAATATCTCATGGAATAAGTAAAGCAGATGCACAGGTCCAATTAATTGATTTAAGATCATCTGACCCCCAAGAATTAACAAGCTTAATTTCGGAATCAAAAGCAGTAGTCATACCCACATGGCCAGTAAATTCAGATAATGAATTAAAAGAATCTCTTGGTACTTTATTTGCAGCGCTAAAACCAAAACAATTTACAGCTATCTATGATGCATTTGGTGGAAATGATGAACCAATAGATTCTTTAGCAAATAAATTAAGAGAACTTGGACAAAAAGAAGCTTTCTCTCCTTTAAGAGTTAAAAACATTCCAGATCCTATTGTTTATCAACAATTCGAAGAAGCTGGAACTGACTTGGGTCAATTGATCAACAAAAAGAAAAATATTGCCTCTATGAAAAGCCTTGATTCAAATTTAGATAAAGCTTTAGGTAGGTTAAGTGGAGGATTATATGTAGTTACATCGAGCCAAGGAGAAGGTTCAACATTTAGACAAAGTGCGATGGTAGCTAGTTGGGTTAGTCAAGCAAGTTTTTCTCCACCAGGTATTACAGTTGCTGTAGCAAAAGATAGAGCCATTGAATCATATATGCAAGTTGGCAAAGGTTTTGTTGTGAATATCTTGAGAGAAGATAACTATCAAAAAATGTTCAGACATTTTTTAAAAAGATTTGCTCCAGGAGCTGATAGATTTGCTGATGTAGATATAATTAGCAACATCGCAGAGGGAGGACCAGTCCTCTCAGATTCACTTGCCTTTTTAGATTGTAAAGTGAGCTCCAGATTAGAAACTCCAGATCATTGGATAATTTACGGAATTGTCGAAGATGGCAATGTCTCAGATTTGTCATGCAAAACAGCTGTTCATCACAGGAAAGTTGCCAATCACTATTAG
- the alaS gene encoding alanine--tRNA ligase: protein MTSQLIKKIVTGDEIRSAFLKFYSEKLHKIIPSASLIPDDPTVMLTIAGMLPFKPVFLGLKERPSKRATSSQKCIRTNDIENVGVTARHHTFFEMLGNFSFGDYFKLEAIQWAWELVTNIYQLSAENIIVSVFHEDGESVKIWRDEIGIHPERIVKLGEKDNFWSSGKTGPCGPCSELYYDFYPEKGLQNIDLEDGDRFIEFYNLVFMQYNRDPNGKLTDLKFKNIDTGMGLERMAQILQEKQNNYETDLIFPIIQKTCEIANIDYFSSHDKNKISLKIIGDHTRAVIHLISDGVAASNLGRGYILRRLIRRMVRHGRLLGITNEFLPHIATVGINLMQNNYPDLKNNIDLILNEIKIEEVRFRETLERGEKLLEELISSGKKLISGFKAFELYDTYGFPLELTVEIAEENSISVDVKGFEEEMNAQKERAKAASSNIDLTLEGSLEREIDLFNKTVFNGYDSLLSEAEIKGIFLDSTLVNQASEGQKVLIVLDQTTFYGESGGQVGDIGTIFSKDVEVLVDNVIRKKNVFLHYGTIKKGILTIGQKVKTNVKSSHRAKAAANHTATHLLQSALKSIVDESVGQKGSLVAFNKLRFDFNSSNPISKDQISKIESLINSWIMENHILEIKNMSKSEALEKGAMAMFGEKYDDEVRVVNVPGVSMELCGGTHVKTTSELGSFKIISEEGISAGVRRIEALSGQSAFDYFSDRNALVNQLSDLLKANPNQLFERVNNLQAELINKNKEIQKMKDEIAYFKYSSIKSSAEIVNSFSILVNQIDGLDGNSLQSAALNLTSHLGNKAIVILGGIPNPENRKLLFVVSLGDDAVKIGLHAGKLINEIARICSGGGGGKPNFAQAGAKDIDKLSDALDYAKNYLHKNIR, encoded by the coding sequence ATGACATCTCAACTAATAAAAAAAATAGTTACTGGAGATGAAATAAGAAGTGCTTTTTTAAAATTTTACAGTGAAAAATTACATAAAATCATTCCAAGTGCATCTTTAATTCCAGATGATCCTACGGTTATGCTCACAATTGCTGGAATGCTACCTTTTAAACCAGTTTTTTTAGGTTTAAAAGAAAGACCATCTAAAAGGGCTACATCTAGCCAAAAGTGTATTAGAACAAACGATATAGAAAACGTTGGAGTTACAGCCAGACATCACACTTTTTTTGAAATGCTTGGTAATTTCTCTTTTGGAGATTATTTTAAACTAGAGGCAATTCAGTGGGCTTGGGAATTAGTTACTAATATTTATCAACTTTCAGCTGAAAATATAATTGTGAGTGTCTTTCACGAAGATGGAGAGTCTGTAAAAATTTGGAGAGATGAAATTGGTATTCATCCAGAAAGGATAGTAAAACTAGGCGAGAAAGATAATTTTTGGTCTTCTGGGAAAACAGGCCCATGTGGCCCTTGTTCAGAACTTTATTATGATTTTTATCCTGAAAAAGGTCTGCAGAATATCGATTTAGAAGATGGAGATCGTTTTATTGAATTTTATAATCTTGTTTTTATGCAATATAATCGCGATCCTAATGGAAAATTGACAGATTTAAAATTTAAAAATATTGATACAGGAATGGGCCTTGAAAGGATGGCTCAAATTTTGCAAGAAAAGCAAAATAATTATGAGACAGATTTAATTTTTCCTATCATTCAAAAAACGTGTGAGATTGCAAATATTGATTATTTTTCTTCACATGATAAAAACAAAATTTCTTTAAAAATCATTGGAGATCATACAAGAGCTGTTATTCATTTAATTTCTGATGGAGTAGCAGCAAGTAATCTCGGCAGGGGGTATATATTAAGAAGGCTTATTAGAAGAATGGTTAGACATGGGAGATTATTAGGCATAACAAATGAATTTTTACCCCATATTGCTACTGTCGGGATCAATTTAATGCAAAATAATTATCCTGATTTAAAAAATAATATTGATTTAATTTTGAATGAGATAAAAATTGAAGAAGTAAGGTTTAGGGAAACTCTTGAAAGGGGAGAGAAATTGCTAGAGGAGTTAATTTCTTCAGGAAAAAAATTAATTTCTGGTTTTAAAGCTTTTGAACTTTATGATACTTATGGATTTCCTCTAGAACTTACTGTAGAAATTGCTGAAGAAAATAGTATCAGTGTAGATGTAAAGGGTTTTGAAGAAGAAATGAATGCACAAAAAGAGAGGGCGAAAGCTGCTTCAAGTAATATTGATTTGACATTGGAGGGATCATTAGAGCGAGAAATAGATCTTTTTAACAAAACTGTTTTTAATGGTTATGATTCACTTCTTTCGGAAGCTGAAATAAAAGGTATATTCTTGGATTCAACATTAGTTAATCAAGCAAGTGAAGGTCAGAAAGTTTTAATTGTTCTTGATCAGACAACTTTTTATGGAGAATCTGGCGGTCAAGTTGGTGATATTGGAACGATATTTTCAAAAGATGTAGAGGTTTTAGTTGATAATGTTATTCGAAAGAAAAATGTTTTTTTACATTATGGAACTATCAAAAAAGGAATATTAACTATTGGACAAAAAGTTAAGACTAATGTCAAATCCTCACATAGAGCTAAGGCTGCTGCAAATCATACAGCTACGCATTTATTGCAATCTGCTCTCAAATCAATTGTTGATGAAAGTGTTGGACAAAAAGGTTCATTAGTAGCCTTTAATAAATTAAGATTTGACTTTAATTCTTCTAATCCTATTTCTAAAGATCAAATTTCTAAAATTGAGAGTCTAATTAACTCTTGGATTATGGAAAATCATATCCTAGAAATAAAAAATATGTCTAAGAGTGAGGCTCTTGAAAAGGGGGCAATGGCCATGTTTGGAGAAAAATATGATGACGAAGTACGCGTTGTTAATGTGCCAGGAGTTTCAATGGAACTTTGTGGTGGCACACATGTTAAAACTACATCCGAATTAGGCTCTTTCAAAATAATTAGTGAGGAAGGCATCTCAGCCGGAGTAAGAAGGATCGAAGCATTATCAGGCCAATCAGCATTCGACTATTTCAGTGATAGAAATGCTTTAGTAAATCAACTAAGTGATTTGTTAAAAGCAAATCCTAATCAACTTTTTGAAAGGGTTAATAATTTGCAAGCAGAGCTTATTAATAAGAATAAAGAGATACAAAAAATGAAAGATGAAATTGCATATTTTAAATACTCTTCCATAAAATCATCCGCAGAAATAGTAAATTCTTTTTCAATTTTAGTAAATCAGATTGATGGCTTAGATGGGAATTCTTTGCAATCTGCAGCACTTAATTTAACTTCTCATTTGGGAAATAAAGCAATAGTGATTCTTGGGGGAATACCAAATCCAGAAAATAGAAAGTTGTTATTTGTGGTTTCTTTAGGTGATGATGCAGTAAAAATAGGATTGCATGCAGGTAAATTAATTAATGAGATTGCAAGAATTTGTTCGGGAGGTGGAGGAGGAAAGCCTAACTTTGCTCAAGCAGGTGCTAAAGATATTGATAAGTTAAGTGATGCTTTAGATTATGCTAAAAATTATTTGCATAAAAACATTAGATAG
- the coaE gene encoding dephospho-CoA kinase (Dephospho-CoA kinase (CoaE) performs the final step in coenzyme A biosynthesis.): MGILQKSKNNQRRIGLTGGIASGKTTITNYIRKHKNIPILDADHFSRELIKPNTYGYKKILDYFGNKIIDNKSNSEREINRKLLRKIIFKHSASKEWIEKLLHPLIKERMIEECSQYRNNQTIVLVIPLLFEAKFEDICTEIWLVKCPKELQKNRLITRDKISEKEAYELINFQLSFEEKRKFSDIILDNSDDQNKWINAIKELL; this comes from the coding sequence ATGGGTATTCTTCAAAAATCAAAAAACAACCAAAGAAGGATTGGTTTAACAGGAGGTATTGCAAGTGGGAAAACAACCATAACTAATTACATTAGAAAACATAAAAACATACCAATATTAGATGCAGATCATTTTTCAAGAGAATTAATCAAACCAAACACATATGGATATAAGAAAATTTTAGATTATTTTGGAAATAAAATTATTGATAATAAGAGCAATTCAGAAAGAGAAATAAACAGAAAACTTTTAAGGAAAATTATTTTTAAACATTCAGCAAGCAAGGAATGGATTGAAAAACTACTTCACCCTTTAATTAAAGAAAGAATGATAGAAGAATGCAGTCAATACAGAAATAATCAAACAATAGTATTGGTTATTCCATTATTGTTTGAAGCAAAATTTGAAGATATTTGCACTGAAATATGGTTAGTTAAATGTCCTAAAGAGCTACAAAAAAACAGACTTATCACAAGAGATAAAATTAGCGAAAAAGAAGCATATGAATTGATAAATTTTCAATTAAGTTTTGAAGAAAAAAGAAAATTTTCAGATATCATTTTAGATAATTCGGATGATCAAAATAAATGGATCAATGCTATAAAAGAGCTTCTTTAA